The genomic window ATCACGGCAAACATGCCGGGTGGGATGCCATCGGTGCTCAGAACGTTCTGCACTGAGCGACCCTCCGGCGGTCCCCTCCGTCGGTTGCGGTTGCGCTGCATCACCTCTTTCATTCCAGTGGCGCCGCAAGAGAACACGGGAGtcgaacacacgcacacacacacaaaagctgcacagacacacggGCAGGCGCACCAGtgcaacaacagcagcgcgcgtATGGGTGACGGCGTTTAAGTGTGTGGGTTCGtggatggggtgggggagggctgGAGGTGTTTCGCACCTTTCACTTCGAGAAGTTTTTGGTCGCTTTTCGGTTGGCGGGTCAAAGTGAGAAAGCCAGTcaagatgtgtgtgtgtgggggggggcgaggtAGCAAAGGTGTGTAGACCAGTGCGCTGCTCAGGAGACGAAGCACGGGAAGATGTGCCGAATGCGGTGCGGGACAGAAGTGATTTCGAATTGAGTGGTGAGGTGAGAGTCGAGAGGAAACGAGAAAAACAGATCGACAAAGACAAATACAGACAAGCCAACCGAGGATAGAAACGTgaaggcacagcagcagaaggtAACCCGTTCGAGGTAGCGTGGAAAGTGAgaagaagcacacacgcagaaatGCAAACACAGTCGACGTTTGtttcccccttctcttcgcACACCCATTAATAACGATCGGTCactggcgcgcgcgcgcagacacacagacgaaAAAAAATAGTGAGCTATACGAGCCCGTGGATACGCTGGCAGGAGCGGGCAAGAAAGCGGTGGCGCACCCTTCTCGCACTtctcgcccccccctctttgttttctgtcttgtcaacaaaacaaaaatgGCAAAAGGACAGCGAGACGCTTCGCTGGGAGGCGCGAAAGAGGGAAGACGTGAGCGGGGCGGCAGGGAAACaaacgagagagacggaggggcGATAGTACCGACACCAGAGAAGATGGAGAGACTCTAGTTGTtagcagcagtagcagcaacATCAAGCGCCGTGTTAAATAGCGATGCTTCACTCTCCTATCGCGCGTCACACGAAGTCGCGCGCAAGTGCGTTCGTGTCCGTGTCTGTCGGTGTTGGGGAAGAGAAATAAGAAACTGAGAGAGTAGAGCAGGGATGGACGGTGAGATCGGGGTTAGGACACCATGAGAGTGGCCTAAGAGTCAAAACAATGCCAACTACGAAAGGCAGGGAGAGAGTGCTGTATCCGACTGCGTGcatatgtgtgcatgtgtgtgtgaggggggtggggggcgtGGCGCGCGCAAGCCAAGAAGTGAGGTGAAACAAGAGTCGCCAAGAAAACAAAATGTGGAGAGCAGAGGAGTGTGCGGAGCAGGAACACCAGGAGAGAAAGCAGAAAGAGAGTGTACTTGAcagggcagaggagaggggaggacaAATCCATCGAATATCGACTGAGAAAGTAAGGTGCCTAGGTCATGCGGAGTGGGTTTGCATTCGATGGCGCCACGCCCCGGGCTGCATGCGGCAAGCGTGCGCTTCAAGAAGTTCccgcagagacacacaccaccaccagacCCACGTCAATGACAACCGCGGAGGAAGTCGAAGAAGTGCGCCATGATACACAAGAATGGCGAGAGTAATTTCATCAGCAGTTCACAAAAACCCTCGTGAGACACAGTAGTACGCCGCCTCACTGCAAGCACTTCTCCAACGCGTTTATCTTCTTCGTGTGTCCTTTTCCCGCCTTTTCGCGAggtcgcccccccccgcgtTTCGGAGCCTCCCGAGATGTGAGAGGCACTCGTCGCTGCGTTTACGGCGCCGCGTGCGATCTCACTATATTACGCCAGCGCAAAGCGCGGTTGCTACCACTGGTacgccgccacctcgccaccatcaccgctgcAGACTACGTACTCATCGTCCACGCAGACACTTACGTTCATCGCCGACCCAGTGCGGCCTGCGTGCACCGTGCGCGTCACCCCTCCCACAACGTCATTCGCGGAGACGGATACGACATTGCCCTTGCCGCTTGGCATTACTACAGCGTCAGAACGCGGCACCCACGCGCCACGCAACAGGACTTGGCGCTCATTCACGCCCAGCTCTGTCGCACCCAGCAGGCGATCCGACGATAACAATGCAAAGGGCTGCGTATCAGTTACCTGCACCGTCCCACTCATCGAGTACGTTACCACTCGATCTTGCAGAGGGTCCGCTATGATACTGGTGATCCCGGCAGAGCCACAGACAATGCGCTCCATCTCCCTCGACCCCGCCCGGGTGTCGAACCAGTGCAGCGTCCCGCACACGTCTCCGACAAATAGAGAGAAACCGGTAGTCGTGGCGCTTGTGAGGGGAACGGCGATGTGTACACCCGCCACGACCTTGTCGCTTCGCTTGTCCGCTGTGACAAGGTagccgtcatcgccgccaaACACAAACGAGTCGCGTCctgtcgccgccacgcagtTTACCACCGGCCACGCACATCGACCCTTGACGGCGTACCTAGAGATGGTACGCAGCCGTGCACCCTTCTCGACATCCCAGACGGTGGCGCACCCGTCCCCTTGAGCAaccagcagcgctgtggcgccgctccACGCCACGTCTACTACTGCAGGTCCTCCCGTGTTCATGCAGCAGACGTGCTCTGGCACGGCCCCAGCAAAGCGCCACAACAACACTGCCCCGTCAACATCGCCGgttgcgcacacgcggccatgcgcggcggcacacacgACGTCCTCGAGGTGGCCGTGCAGATTCCAGTACACAGCCTCTGCCCCGCCTGACGGAGCAGATGACGAAGTTACAGTGAGCGCCATTTGTGAGAAGAGCAAGATTGATGAAGAGCTTAGAGAAAACAAGAGAGgccgagggagagagagacagcgagTAAACGGAAAGCAGCAGTACCACACTCCACCAtctgcttctcttttccttcgccGCTCAGTCCTCCCGAGATAAGTGAGCCGTGCACCTTCAGCGTCGGGCCTGCTGCTAATGAAGTGTACTTGTGTTGCGCGAGCGGCGAGTGAGGTGCCCACAGTGAGGCACAATCGACGAGGATTGCCACGACAAACCGCAAAGAGAAGGGGCACCAAGAGAAAACTGCATGAGAGAATGAGAAGGGAGCAACGGCATGGAAAGACAACGCGCGGGGGAAAAGGGCGGAAAGGAGGGTAAAGGCAGCACATGGATGTGTCTGCCTTGCTGGTGGTGCACGTAAGCGTACTCTCCTCCACGCATAGTAAGCTAAAAATCCACTATCACCACTGAATGAAAGTGAGCAAGAACGCATTCACCGAGCGACACCGATATGCacacagctctgcgccggaaagcgcgcgcacacacacacacagacagacacacacacacaaaacaaaacaaaacaaaagataGCGAAGGGAATAGAATCGatacggcagcagcgctaaAAGAGCGTTGCTACATaaaggaagaagaaggggtTACGAGGGGAAGGATGCGGTGaggagaacagcagcagaaacgGTGGCATTGATACACCAAAGAAAGAAGCACACTGGCGAAAGCGGAACTTCATGAAGGAAAACCAAAATACGACCACGGTAGACAGAGAAGGCGGTCGAGGTGAAGGTTGAGGGACGGTGGAGGTAGGGTGATGACGATACGCCTCGTCGTGCTGCGGTCGCTTAGCAGCACGCCTTCTTCTTTCGAAGACCTGAACCCGAAGTTACTCGTGTCATCTGGGGTGGCGCACACCCAACATTCGAGTCCTTTTCCTCCCTAACCTCAGtccccaccccaccgcaACTCCCGCCACCAACAGCCTCGCAACTCTACTATACGCTAGGGTATTCACACTACGCCGATACACTCCATAAGACACACTAAGACGCACATGTTGTGCCGCACAGAAAGAAGAAAAATAAGAAGCGCCTATGGAGAAAAACTTTGCTCTTCTCGTGCTCGTCCAAACGTTCCATCACCTCACCGGCCTGATccacccttctctctcgcctcccccttctctcgctaTTCCCCAGTACTGCCAACCCGTGCCCAAGGCTTGAAAATCGCAAGAAAAGCCCAAAGTGGAGTGAGCAGAGTCTATCCCGGTACGCGGACACCACAGCAGACACTCCCATATAACCAAAGGAAAGACAAGCAGACAAGCAACCAAGCCGCAGTCAATGAACACCTCTTAGCAAGGTCGACATGCAGAGCGAAACACGCTAAGAAACGGAGGCGCGAGatacacccacacccacacacacacagacgcctACCCGTGTAGGACGCACACATGACAATAGAGAACGGAAAACAAAATGTCGGGGGAGCGGGGTGCAGAAGGGTGAGAGAAATCACAAGGAGAACAGGGGGATAGGAGGAGAACGCCGCGCAGACGTGTGGCTGGGGTTCGTGGCGGGGGTGGTGAGGAACGGAAGAGGGATGCGGGGATGTAGGACGCCCCGGGCGGATCAACGCGATAAGAGCACGACAGGGAATAAAACGGAAAGAAAGGGGAGCAGCGACAAGAGACGATGCTCGTATGAAAAAcgcgaagagagcgagcagaCAGCAAAAACACAGTGACAGCAACTTGGGCGCACTGCTTCTTGCGATTGCGCGCTCTGCTGTAGAATTCCCGACGTCCTGAAACGGCGGTCGCCACTGGGAGAACGAGGGGGCGTGAGACGACTAAGAAGATCTTCTTCATCCTGTTAGCGTCCATTGGAAAAGAGGCATGATTCCAGCACCATAGGCGAGCCCCCGCTGCGGAGCAGGTAGCAGAGGGCACGCTCGATTTTCAAAAAGTTGCGAAGGAACTCAGGCTGTGCGGCGTCTTACCAGCATGTGCGCTGGAGAGAAGCGAGCGGGTTCCGCCAAAAACACCAGTGCTTCGAGGCGGCACAGACGTGTGACCCCGGGTGGTGCGAGAGAAGCTTGTCTTGCGGGAAGCAGTGCCAGACAGCGCTGCCGGTCGGCCGAACACACGCATGTCGCTTCGAGGCTTGCGCTGCACAGCCGCCTTGCCCTTCTACGTACTCCTAGATGAGTGCATCTGACTGAGCAAAGCACCTACGCACCTGTCTGTCTACTCCCGCGACTGCACAAGCTGCTGCCGCATTCTCTCCATTTCAGTCGTCGAAAGCCTGTACCAGTGCATGCAGTAGTCCGTCAGCAGCACAACATTCACAATAAGCAGGAGAAGTTCGCCGAGCACGCTGGCATCCACGCCCTTCTCGAAAAATAACACGCCCATGGTACTGACGTGTTGCACATCTCGCCCCCACACTGCTTGGGCGTTGATACTCATGTTGGGCAGATCCGCGGTAGTACTCAGTTGGCGCACGATGGCCGAGGAGACAAGAAGACATTTCCCTTTTAGCCGCAGGAGCTTTGCTTCCATGAAAGAACCCGGACCGGCGGTGTCGCTTGGCCGCTCTTTTACCACTGAAAATCACGTTTCGGAGGGACACGCAGTGCGCTCGTTGCAGTTCTCCATCAGCGCAGCACCAACGTCCTCATGCAACCTTTTCAAGGCGGCCGCAGAAAGGGAGGCGCTGTTCCATGCACCCTTGAAGAACTTCGCCGCCTTTGCGCTGGTGACCACCTCGTCGCGGGGAGACGATGCCACCTACAGAGAAGCTGACAGGTAGGcgtgctcgcgcagctcttTCGCTAGCTCAGCGCCCatcagctgcaccgctgccgtgatCTTCACGTTCAGCGTCACAATTCTGGTTGGCTGGAGTGATGCCAACTCCAGCGCGCAGGTTTCGTACAGCGGATTATGGTAGGCAAAATacttgccctcctcccttcgtGCCTTCCGGCCCTTGACCGGTACCACGAAGTCAAATAGCTCTCAACTGACCATTGCAAGAGGAAGCTTCATTGCATCTCCAGTATTGCGTCTGGAGACTCACGGACGTCGTGCTTGACATCCTTGCGCACCCGGCCCAGTGAGACGCTCTCATTGCGGCTGATAGCGGAAGTGGCGCTGCCCACAGTGAACCAGGGCCCGTTGATGAGGTGGATGCTGGCACTCCCATCCCGCAAGATCAGGAGGTCCATTGCACGTTTAATGTTGGTCGTTTGGACCAGGAACGGCAGCCGAACGTCAGCTTGGGGGATCCGTGGTAGCTTGGATGTGACGCTCGTGGAGGTCGAGCGGtcacagcagtgcgccaCGATAGGGGAGAGCGACGGGTTCGTGAGCATCACCCACGATTCGCCGCacgtgtgctgccgtcgcaccTCAAGATAATTGCAGTGCAGGCACAAATCCTTGTTATCGCACTCCAGCGCCGTCACTGTGCCTTTTTCCACCGCTCGCCCATTCTCCTACTGGAGCTCCGTGTAGCAGAGCACCCAGTCCAGAATGCGCGACCCGCTTGGACGCGGTAGCCCGGTGCCTCCCTCTACAAAACGAGGGCCAAGATGCTTACCGAGAACCATGCGATCGTTCGGTTACAGCAGTGTCTCCTCATCGATGAGCTTTCGGTTCCCATACGTCATGCCGCGTTCCCCCTTCAGCCACACACCTGACTCCTCACGGTATACCCTACAGTGCGGAGAGTGGGCGCTACAGTACAGCGCGTCACCGTCACGAGCGGTGGCATCACGCAAAAGCCCAGCGGTGACGCATTTGCTGCCCCTCCCATGATAGAAGTGTAATTCCCGTGGATGTCGTACGCCAGCTTCTCGCCCACAGTCAGCCGCGGATCCAGGCTCATACTGTACAGTCCCCACTCCGGAGCGCTAAAGTGGTTCTTTTCATTGATCAAAgaccacgcgcgcacgtcttGAAATCGGACGCCGCAGCTGACGTGCTCTTTATCgcccacgcagcagcacgacaGTTTCTCCTTAGATGCGCGTGCCtcagcagcgaggaggccgaggTCAATAGAATTCCACGCCGTCTCCCTCTGAATGTTAAGTCCGACTGAAGGAACGTGACAGTCGAACACCGCAGCCACGCCGTCTGTTAGACAGGGAAACGTCTCAGTCGTGTATTCCACAGTGCGGCACACCACTACCGTAAAACGCTGCCCCTGAAAAGCAAACAAAAGAAGACTCGTATGGTACAACGCTCGCTGCGCACATGGACAAGCGGCCGTGAGCGCCGTTATCAGCCTCGACGACAGCGTTGACGTCGCTGCGGTGTTCGCATCAGTATTAGATGAGGTCATTAGCGTTTTCCTTCACAAAAGACACTGTGAACGGCATTGCACACATCCCGGTTCGGGTTGGTGGATTcagcagagaaggagagcatTGCTGTGTGTAGCATCTTCCCTACTCCGCGATCTCCGACAaaggcgacgaggaggatgctCTCAGCGCTCTCGCTAATCACATCTTTGATGAGGCCCCGCTCATCGTCGCCCAGGACCgccgcaaaaaaaaaagtccATCTGAGACATTGCATTCTCATCACGGGACCTTTTTCGCCTCCGTCCAACCATGCTCTTCCATTCATGCTACCCCCAtctcggcgtgtgtgtctgtgtgcacttCTATGTGCCCGCGCGCTGAGGCGGGATggagagaaacaaaaagggaggggcagaCAGTCGTTGCAAGACAAACATCATACGGAAACCAACCGAATGACGTCCTGTGAACGGGTGACGAGACAGAACTCACGCACAAACAACGGGGAAGACGCAGAGATAGCAAGAGAGGCAACGCCACTGCACGAGTCAGCACATACTCAGGAGTAAGCACGACAGCTGCACTCAGCGGGGTCCTGTGTGCTGCAGTCGACAAGAAGAGCGAAAACAACGCATGAGACGATCAGAAAGAAGCGGGAAAGCAGCACCAAAGCAGCATGCATCGCGAAGAAGAAAGTGAGGACGGAGTGCATGCAAGAAACACAAATTTCCTTTGGCACTGCGCAGTGCCTGAGTGTTCCCCGGTTGCTGGGAGCCGATAGTGTGACAAAGCGcggggagaggcggagaCGAATCCCCGCGTTCATGAGGAACCTCGCAAAGGTTCAGCCTACGCTCAGCACACCCTCACGCTATCCATTTCCCTGAGGGCTCTATTTTCAGCCTTCTTGATCCGGTCCTCACACTCTCATCCAGTCAACAAATGAGCGACAAGTCATCTTCGGGAGAAAATCGAGAGagatgcagagagagagagagagagactcgATTCAGTTGAAAATCCTTTTCTTCATTTCGATCTCGCAAGCACCGACAGCCTGCATGTCCTCACAGCGGTGCTAAAATGAATTCACCCACGATAGGGGCGACGGCAAAGACAAGATGTAAAATGCGTGAAAAGAAGAACAAAAAGACATCGGCCGGAGCCTCTGAGTGAGTTTGTGCCTTCAGCTCGGACACCTTCGCCCTCTCCGTCCCATCTTTTCACCTAGCACTTTTCAGCTCATTGCCTACCCAGAACTTCTGGCCCGGCATCCTGCTACCACGACGGTCGCGACATGAGTCACGTTCACCGCACCACTCCGGCAACAATCAATAACGCAACAAAATACACCTGGAGGGGATAGATAAGACGGTGTGGTAGTTAGCACATGGACAGTCAGCGCGGACGACGGAGAATTTGCCGacgaaggaaaaggagaggagaCGTGCATGCTGCCGGCACGACAGTAGAATATAGCTGCGTCCATTTCGTCAGTGCAGAATCCGTACACGGACGGCATTCCTCCACTTAACCCCGCCGCTAaacgcgcgcagcgcgtgcgcttCACTATGATTGGGCGACAGAAAAGAGTGGCAACAAAAGAAGAGGTGAAGGGTA from Leishmania major strain Friedlin complete genome, chromosome 28 includes these protein-coding regions:
- a CDS encoding putative U5 snRNP-specific 40 kDa protein; translated protein: MCCLYPPFRPFPPRVVFPCRCSLLILSCSFLLVPLLFAVCRGNPRRLCLTVGTSLAARATQVHFISSRPDAEGARLTYLGRTERRRKREADGGVWYCCFPFTRCLSLPRPLLFSLSSSSILLFSQMALTVTSSSAPSGGAEAVYWNLHGHLEDVVCAAAHGRVCATGDVDGAVLLWRFAGAVPEHVCCMNTGGPAVVDVAWSGATALLVAQGDGCATVWDVEKGARLRTISRYAVKGRCAWPVVNCVAATGRDSFVFGGDDGYLVTADKRSDKVVAGVHIAVPLTSATTTGFSLFVGDVCGTLHWFDTRAGSREMERIVCGSAGITSIIADPLQDRVVTYSMSGTVQVTDTQPFALLSSDRLLGATELGVNERQVLLRGAWVPRSDAVVMPSGKGNVVSVSANDVVGGVTRTVHAGRTGSAMNVSVCVDDEYVVCSGDGGEVAAYQW